The Kitasatospora herbaricolor region GGTCGAGGGCGGTGACGGCGGTATCGCCGTCACCGAGGGTGAGGGTGACGTCGTCCAGGCGCAGCCCGCCGGAGCGGTCGGTGTCCGCGGCGGCCTGGTGGTCGGTGGCGGGTGTGGTCATCGGGTGGCTCCCAGAGCGGTCAGGGGGTCGACGGCGGTGATGCGGCGGACGGCGACGACGGCGCCCACGGTCCCGAGGACGATGAGGAGGCCGGAGGAGGTGGCGACGGCCGGGGCGGAGAGGGAGAAGGGGGCCTTGCCGATCATCGCGCTGCCCAGGGCCAGGCCGACGGCGGTGCCGAGGGCCGTGGCTCCGACGAGCACGGCGACGACCTGGGCGAGCGCGTCGCGCAGGATGTACCCGGTGCGGGCGCCCAGTGCCTTCAGCAGGGCGATCTCGGGCTTGCGCTGGACGGTCCAGACGGTGAAGAACGCGCCGACGACCAAGGCGGAGATGACGTACAGGAATCCCTTGATCAGGGCCATGGTGCTCGACTCGGCCTCATAACCGGGGGACGCGTCGAACGTGGCCTCCTTGGTCTCGGCGAGGGTCCCGGTTGCCTTTTCCGCCGCGGCGACGTCGGTGCCCGGCTTCAGGGTCAGGGCGACGGCGGTGGCCTGTCGGCTCGCGGCCTCGGGCAGGTCGCCGGGCAGGCCGTAGTGCAGATGCCGCCACGTGTCGAGGTCTGCGTAGACGACGCCGATGTGGCCGTAGGAGACGGTCTCGTCGACCAGTCCCACGACCTTCAGCCGCACCTCGCTCTTGTCCGCGGTCAGCTCATCGCCGATCTCCACGCCCAGGTCGGCGATCTCCCGGGTGATCACGATGCCCGCACTGCCCTCCTTCAGGCCCTCACCCTTGTTCAGGCCCTCACCCTTGCCGGGGCTGGGTGCCAGGGGTGAGTCCGGTGCCATGCCGAAGACGGCGAGGTTGACCTGCTCGCCCTTCATGGCGCCCTGGGTCACCTGGGCATTGGCCAGGGTGTTCCCGAACGGCTCCGCGCGCTCCACTCCTGGGGTCTTGGACCAGGTCTGCCAGTCCTCCTGGTCCACGGTCGAGCGGGAGAACTGCTCACTGGTCGCCTTCTCGTCGAAGGCCAGGTGGGTCACGGGCAGCGCGCGCAGCCCGGATATACCGGCGTCCGCCAGACCGGAGGCGAGTCCGGACAGGAGGACACCGAGTACGGCGACGAGCGCGACCACCGCGCCCATCAGGGCGAAGCGACCGCGGGCGAAGCGCAGATCGCGTAGGGCAAGGAACACGGAGCTCTCCGAGCGAGGAAGGAAATGAGGACACGACAGGCTGGCCACGCCGCCTCTTTACCTAAACTTGACGACGCAGATGTCGGCATCTTATCGGATGTTGCCGACGCGCCTGTCGGCATGTTGTTGTCGCGCACGTCGGCCGGATCCTCCCCGCCAGGCCGCCCCTGTGCGGGTGCGGCCCGGCTTCGCCTGGGGTTGCACCCGGTCCGCAGACCGGCCGGATCGCTCGCGGGGCCTGGTCGCCGAGCTGTTGATCACGACGTCGGAGCAGGTTGAAGAAACCGCCGTCACGCCCCGAGAGCCGGCGGACCGCCGTTTGCCGCAATGGATGCAACCCCCTCAAAAGGGACATGTGTTGCTCCCTTCGCGGAACTCCGCCCGGCGATCCGGTGGTTCCCCTCCGCGCCTCAGGTCGTCACCGGCGGCGCAGCGCGTCCGGTCTGCCGGGAACGGTGCGTTGGTCAGGGACCGGGCCCGTGCGCGGGGCTGTGAAGCTGTCCGGCCGGCCGGGGGAACGGGCCGGGTCGCCGCCGGCGACACCGCGGCCACGAGGCGGGCCGTCAGCAGGACGATGGCGAGCGTCCTGGTCTCGGCGCTCGGCGACTCGCCTTCATCGCCTGGAGGCGCTGCCTCTCGGGTGTGTGCCCGGGCCGAGCCGGTGCCACAGGCGGCTCAGGACCCGGTAGGTGAAGGCCAGGGCGACGAAGACCGCGGCGCCCACGGTGGCTTGGAGGGTGATCCGGTCGGTGGCCCACCGCGGGTTCGGCAGGAAGATGCCCCAGAGCGCGCCGATGGCGATGATGCCGTGGCTGACGATGCGCCACGGTCGCCAATGGATGGTGTTGTCGAACCAGCTCCAGTTCGACGGCCGGAAGGCCATGTGAATGGAGTTCGTCAGCACGAACGAGACGAGCGCCAGGACCATGGGCCCGAACATGCCGATGACCAGCAGGGACCCGATGCTGTCCTGCAGATGTCCTCTGCTCCATTGGAGGGTGGTGAGGCTACTGGAGACCAGGTCACCGAGCCGGCGCTCCATGAGGGCCCCGGCAAGGGCCACCGGCACCGCCGGTACCACGAACCAGTTCTCGCCGCCCTGGCGGATCCAGTCCCGGACGACGATCTGACCGAGCGCCGTCACCACCTTGGCGGCCTTCATGAGGGGCCGCAGCAGGACGCTGGCGTTGTGCACGCGGACCGCCAACGGATGCAGGTCAGTGTCCCCCGGCGCAAGAATCTGCGGTCCGTACGGGCGGGGCGACCACTCGGCGGGGGACGACGAGGAAGCCCCCGCCCCCGGCAGCTGGCCGACGACCTCGCCGACGCGTCCCCCGGCGGCCTGTCCAGGCGCCGGGACGGCCTCGGGCCCCGCCGTGCCGGACTCCTGCAGGGCCCGAAGGTCACGCTCCAGCCGCCGGATCTCTTCCTGGGCCCGCTCGGCCTGCTCCCGGAACAACCTCACCTGGGTCCCCGAGAGCTGCTCCCGAATCCGCAGGGCCTCCTGAACCTCGATCTGGACCGCGGCCTTCAGGTCGGCCTGGCGGATCTTGTAGTCGCTCTCCGCCCGCTCGTACGTCTGCCGCGCCTCCTCCAGGTCGAGCTCCAGCTGAAGGACGCGGTGCTTGGCGTCGGCGAGCTCGGCCCGGGTGCCGGCCAGGTCCGCCCGCGTCTGCGCCAGCACCTCCACCTCCTCGACCGTCGTGATCGTGACCGCGCCCTCCAGGTCGACCAGGATCCGCTGCAGGCGCTCCACCTGTTCCTCGGCGGCCGCCAGGCGCGCCTCCAGCCGGGCGCGCACCGTGGCCGCCAGCGCCAGGTCCCGCTGGGCCTCCTCCGCCTTCCGGCGCGCCACCTGCTGGACGCTCGGCCTCACCGGCTTGGCCTCCAGCACCGCGACCACCAGCGCCAGGCCCTCCAACTGCTCGTCCGCCGTCACGACCGGCCGGCCCTCCCGGCCCCAGACCCTGTTCACCCCCTCGCACAGCCGCGACACCTGCTCCTCGGACACCCGCTCGCCCTGGAGCAGCCGCGACAGCAGCGCCCCGTCGAACCCCATCCGCCGCGCGGCACCGCCCTGGCTCGGCGCCGGAATGCGCCCCAGCACCCGCCGCAGCCACACCACGAACGCGCGCTCCTGCGCGGTCGCCTCCGCGCGCAGCGGCCGGGTCTGCCAGCCCTGCGGGAGCGCCGGCAGCTCCGCCGGGGCGAACAGGTCCGGCAGCCGCTCCCCGGCACCGTCCTGCGATTGGTCGGTCATGCTCCCCCTTCGCCCGTCACCTCTCCCCCGCAGCCCTCCTGACGGCCCGAAGCCTTGCCAGGCGGCTTCCTGCAACACCTCGCGACGCCGTTCTGTGGATTCCGGGACGGCGAACCGGCCGCCGCCCCGGTACCGATCCCAGAAGCCCGGACGATCAGGGGAAGACCAGAATGCCCACCCACCACAAGATCACGCAGCTCCTTCGCCGACTTCGCCGCACCACCACCCCGACAACCGCCCCGACGACCATCACACCGGCCGCCAAGGCCTCCGTACCGGCCGCCCGGCACAGCAGCGACCTGGCCACCGCCACGGCACGCGGCACGGCCGCCGGCATCAGCCGAGCCGTCACCACCTGGCTCCTCGACCGCTGGAGCGACTGACGCCCGCGCCATGCCGGCCTCTTCCGCCGAACACGGGACGGACCCGCCCCGTGAGACCACCCCCAGCAAGCGGGGCCCTCCCACAACCCGGGCCCCCACCGACCCCTGGCGAAAGCCGCGCAGGCGGCAACTCGATCGGGCGGCCCTTCCACCAGAGCGCCCTCGGGCAGCGGCGGCCCACGGCAGGATGAAACCCAATCCGCCCATGGAGGAACAACCGTGACCCTGCATCCCGACCAGTGGGGCCTGCTCGAAGAACCCGCCGCCGCCCACAACGCCCCCGCCGGCGGCCGGCGGGACGGCCGGCGCGCCGGCCCGTCCATGGGTGGGGACGGCCTCGGACGACGGTTCAGCAGGTCGCGCCGGGTGTGACCTGAGCACACGCGAGGGCCTGCTCGGTCAGCTGGCGCAGTTCCTCGTCCTGGAGGATCGCCTCGTAGCCGTCGAGTTGGGACAGGCGATGCTGCGACTCCCGGACCGCCAGTAGTGCGTCCCGGATCGCCGGGCTGATCTCGCCGATCCGGATCAGGCCCTGGAGCGCGTCGCGGAAGGATCCGAAGCTGTCGTCGCCGTCGGCGATCGGCAGGACGAACTCCTCCAGGACCTGAACGGTCGGCTGCGTCCGGCCGGTGATCGACCACAGGGTCGTCGCGGCGGTGAGACGCCGCCCCTGGGTGCTGTTCTCCAGGATGAACCGGACCCGGTCGGCATAGGGGGCGGCGCCGAGGCCGAAGCCGGCCAGGGCACCGATCGGCCAGTATCCGGGCGCCTCGGACGTCATGACCGCGTCGCCGACCAGCCGCAGGGCCGCCTCGCGGTCCTCACCGATGCACGCGGCGGTCATGGCCACCCACGGCAAGCCGCCCGGGGAGTCCAGCACCTCCCAGGCGCGCACGGCCGGCTCAGCAGAAGCGGCGGCCGGCCCCATCGCCCGCAGCACCCCGAGTACAGAAACCGAAGCCCCGGTGACGGCAAGCAGCGGCAAGAGCTCCGGCAGGGCCGGCAACGCGTCCTCGCCCCAGGCCTCCAGCACCGCAAGGAACGCGTGGGGCGCGCCGCCACGGGCCCCGCCTTCGCGGATCGCCTCCCGCAGCGCGGGCAGCAGGACGTCCGCGTGCGCGCGCAGCGGGATCAGCACGTCCTTGGTGTCCGGCCGTCTCGGATCATCGAGGCAGTAGCTGCGGCTCTCCTCCTCCTGCGCGCGTAGTTGCCGGATGAGTCCCGGCAGGGCGCGCGGGTCGCCTATCCGGGTCAGTGCCCAGCGGGCGATCTCGCCGACCGTTCCGCCGAGGTACTCGTCGGCCCCGTCGTCGTCGAGCAGTTCGGCGAGACGGTCGGCGTACGGGGCCGACACCGGGCCGAGCGCGGCGAGGAGGTTCGCCGCCCGCAGCCGGACGGCACCGTCCGGATCGTCCAGCAGGGCGCCCGCCAGCGGAAGGACCACGGGTGCTGCCGCACGCCGTCGGGTGAAGAGGTGCCAGGCAAGGTCCAGGGCCGCGCGGCGCAGCAGAGTGTCCCGGCTTCTGCCCGCTGCCTCGGTCAGCCGGACGACGAAGGACAGGTTCGCCTCGAGGTCGTGTTCCAGGCGTCGGGAGATCCACCAGAGCACGTGCTCGCGGTTGCAGGAAAGTCCGGATTCCGTTTGGTACCACGTCTCCTCGAACCGTGGCCGTACCGCAAGGTCGGCGAACACCTCCACCAGCCGGTCCAGGTGCCGGACCGCCAGCTCCCGGTCCAGGCCGGCCGAGGCGTAGACGGCCGCGACCCACAGCACCGGATCCTCCCCAGCCAGCACCTGCGCCAGCACGGCCCGAACCGCCTCAACGGCGCCCTCGTCCGTCTCCGGTGCGGCTGCGGCCTCGCCGAGGGCGAGCAGCACCGGCAGCCGAACAGCCGCTGCCGTCTCCACCCGCCACCGCTCCAGCAGCCGGGCGATGCCGCCCGCGAGCGGGATCGCCGACTGTCGTACCACCGGATCCGCGTCCGCGAGCAGGGAGCGCGCCCCGGCCCAGTCCTCGTCCGCCGCATCCGACCCGTTCATGGCCACCAGCAGCTCGACGAGGGTGACCCGCGAGCCCATCGCCGGGTCGGCGGCGAGCGCCACGACGAACGGCAGGGCGGCTGCCGCCGCGGACGACGTCTCACCGTTCCACGCGGTCAGGCACTCGAACAGCGGGGTGCTGTCCTCCTCCGTCGCCCCCGCTCCTGCCAGGGCGAGCCGGCGCAGCATCCGCGGAACGTCCTCCACCGGGTAGTCCGGATCCGCCGTCTCAAGCCGCTCCCACGCCACCGCGTCCAGTGCTTCCAACGACATCCCCGTCACCGTCATCTCGCCCACCACCACGCCGTCCTGCTCGTCACCGGCCGTCATCGTCCAGGAAACCCGCCGGCCTGTCGCCCGAATTCACTCCACCTCAACTGCGGGACACTGCCCCGCCCGGAGAATCCCAGCGGTCATGGCTCGGGCCGTGTCTGCTGCGGGTGGCAGGTTCGGCCGGTCGATGACGTCGAGCAAAGGGATCCGTCCACGGAGTACGCAAGCTCGGCCGAGCAGGCCGCCGGCCGGCGGGTAGCGTCATTCCAGGCGTGGCATGTTCGGAGCTGTCGACGGTGTCAGGGACGAGACCGAGAAGGTCGGCCCGTGCGAGGCCCCCGCTGGCGGGCGACTCGCTGAACGTCGTCCGTCAGGGTGAAGCACTGTGGCGAACGGATCACCGGTGCCCGCAGGAGCGGTGATCGGGGGTTGGGTGCGCGGTTCGGCGGGCGGGGTGGTTGCCGCGGGCTCGG contains the following coding sequences:
- a CDS encoding ABC transporter permease, with protein sequence MFLALRDLRFARGRFALMGAVVALVAVLGVLLSGLASGLADAGISGLRALPVTHLAFDEKATSEQFSRSTVDQEDWQTWSKTPGVERAEPFGNTLANAQVTQGAMKGEQVNLAVFGMAPDSPLAPSPGKGEGLNKGEGLKEGSAGIVITREIADLGVEIGDELTADKSEVRLKVVGLVDETVSYGHIGVVYADLDTWRHLHYGLPGDLPEAASRQATAVALTLKPGTDVAAAEKATGTLAETKEATFDASPGYEAESSTMALIKGFLYVISALVVGAFFTVWTVQRKPEIALLKALGARTGYILRDALAQVVAVLVGATALGTAVGLALGSAMIGKAPFSLSAPAVATSSGLLIVLGTVGAVVAVRRITAVDPLTALGATR